The Candidatus Hydrogenedentota bacterium genome segment TGGTCAGGGTTTCGACGCAGCCCCAATTGCCCTGCAGGTCGCCGGAACGCCAGAGGGGTGCGCAGTCATGCCCCACGCGCACGCCTTGCGCGTACATGGCGTTAATCGGCTGCGGCGTCACGGCCATGATGAACTTGGCCGGTCCAAACCCTTCGCGGATTGCCTGCATTCCCAAACGCAACACCTCGACGTTGGTCTTTGAAGCGTCGCGGTATCGCTCCGCCAACAGCAGGTGATAGACGAAATCCGCCTCGACAATCGCGTCGTATCCCCAGTCGTTTCCGATCTTCTGGAACAGGTCCCGGACGCAAGCGTACGCGCCGGGCGCGGTGACATCGAGGATACGCTCGTCGTCGCCGAGCAGGAACTTGCCGAGCGGATTCGGGTCTGCGAGCCACTCCGGGTGTTCCGCGGCCAGCGGCGCCTTCACGTTCACCGTGAAGGGGTCAATCCAGATCGCCGCGGTCATGCCGCGCCGGTGGATTTCGTCCGCCATCCATTTCATTCCGTGCGGGAACTTTTCGTTCGGTTCCCAGTCTCCCTTCATGCGTTGCCACCCGGCGTCGATGGCGAAGTGATTCCAGCCGTAGCGTTTGAGCCGCGCATCGAGTGCGTCGAGGTCCTGCAGGAGCAGTTCTTCGCTGATGTCGCTGCCGAGGCCGGTGCTCCACGGGTCCCAGCCGTGGGGCAGCGCGGCGGGCAGCGCGCGTGCGCCGTTGGCGGCGGCGCTCGCCGCGGCAAACCGTTCCAGCGCGAGGAACGGGTCGTTCTCCGCCACGGCAATATAGAACAGTTCGGAAGCCAGGCGTTCCCCGGGCGCGACTACGATGGGCGGGTCATAGACGCATGCCGCGCGCATGAGGTCAAAGGCGTCGTCCGGGGCGTTTTCCGTGCGTTGCAGATGCACCTGTGTGTAGCCGCGCAGATTGGTCAAAAAGCCCGCTACGAGCACGCGCCCGGACACGGGATTGTGCACGGCGAGGTTCCACTGACTCTGCGACTTGCCCGTGACGACGTGTGCATAATCATTGAACGTCTGGAAGAGCCGCCCGTTTTCGAGGATGGCTGCCTGCGCCGCGCCGGGGCCGACATGCGCGCCGCCGCGGCGTGTGCCGCCCAGCGCCGCGGGGAAGAGGCGGGCCACGCGCACCGGCGACTTGCCGGTGTTGGTATAGACAACCTGCGCGGTCAGGAACGGTTGCGTAGGGTAGGCGCAGAGGCCCCACTCGCACCCTTTCTTGCCGAAAAGGACCCCTTGGCCTTCGCCGAGCGCGTCGTCAACCTCGACACGCATGGTGTAACGCCCATCCACGGACAGCGCGCGGGGTTCTTCCTCATCGGCGAACAAGATCATGGGATAGAGGTTGTCGAGCACGGGCGTATGGTCCAGGAGGCAGACATCCGTGCGGCCGTTCTTCTGGATGAGAACTTCATACGCGTCCGAATTGATGGTGCGGTAGACCTTGCCCGGTCCCAGGACGGATGGTTCGGCGGCGAAGCCGGACAATGGGGCCGCCGCGAGAATACCCGCGGCCAGAAGCGCGGTTACAGCAGCATGGCGACGCTGGAAGAAAGGGGGAACGCCCATGGCATGTCCTCAAGGTTTGGCGGACGCTGCTATTTGCCCTTTTGCAGCGTGATGCGTTTGCCGGTCCTGCTGGATTCATACGCCGCAAGAGCGACACGCAGCGCTTCGCGGCCTGCTTTGCCGTCCATGGTCAGTTTCTCCTTGCCACGTATCACGTCGAGCCAATGGTCGATTTCGATCTTCCAGCCCCCTTCCGTCGGGTGCCGTTCGACCAGGCGCCAGTCGTGCGTATCCTTGCCGCTGGCGGAGACCGTCCCGCCAACCATGAACAGTCCCTTGAGGTAGTCGCAGACGAGCGAGCCTTCCGTGCCGTAGATTTCACATCCCGCAAAACCCGGCTTG includes the following:
- a CDS encoding alpha-galactosidase, whose amino-acid sequence is MGVPPFFQRRHAAVTALLAAGILAAAPLSGFAAEPSVLGPGKVYRTINSDAYEVLIQKNGRTDVCLLDHTPVLDNLYPMILFADEEEPRALSVDGRYTMRVEVDDALGEGQGVLFGKKGCEWGLCAYPTQPFLTAQVVYTNTGKSPVRVARLFPAALGGTRRGGAHVGPGAAQAAILENGRLFQTFNDYAHVVTGKSQSQWNLAVHNPVSGRVLVAGFLTNLRGYTQVHLQRTENAPDDAFDLMRAACVYDPPIVVAPGERLASELFYIAVAENDPFLALERFAAASAAANGARALPAALPHGWDPWSTGLGSDISEELLLQDLDALDARLKRYGWNHFAIDAGWQRMKGDWEPNEKFPHGMKWMADEIHRRGMTAAIWIDPFTVNVKAPLAAEHPEWLADPNPLGKFLLGDDERILDVTAPGAYACVRDLFQKIGNDWGYDAIVEADFVYHLLLAERYRDASKTNVEVLRLGMQAIREGFGPAKFIMAVTPQPINAMYAQGVRVGHDCAPLWRSGDLQGNWGCVETLTNAVRRYYVAPSLYAPDQDCAFFGHDSTRARWRAADKPPLTREQSIAWLTGAALTGGVVKIGDRFSELTGDETAILSRLLPVPPKPARPIDLFQEAPPRIWALPVDCVIGTWLVVAVFNWDDTAPQTVSLDFRALGLDPNTYYAVFSFWQQEYHGTARGNLDVQLPPACVRVYGFRPYEDRPLFLATDRHFTMGATDFTELRWDPVARTLSGTFNVVADTRYTLHFLVPEEYRLQEATVSGTAAAASLKDRVLAVTFDCVAAAPETVTLQF